In Oncorhynchus tshawytscha isolate Ot180627B linkage group LG23, Otsh_v2.0, whole genome shotgun sequence, the following proteins share a genomic window:
- the LOC112222953 gene encoding interferon-stimulated 20 kDa exonuclease-like 2, which translates to MSDMMLNLDCSGSRGPCKDSSGSNKHKAFNDRRRLFEKKGYLNKKQNQHNHRQGNKHQGPPPWANRPSQPNAAHNKSSAHTQNTHGKSSYHIPSSEHARGVASKPASSTSSSTSLTITVKNSTNPEQSTSTITPGHQHPPTRTVAHCAPVPRGSAPFCNPLKYLAMDCEMVGTGPKGRNSELARCSIVSYDGDVVYDRYIKPTNAVTDYRTRWSGISWHQLVKAMPFQHARKEILKILAGKVVIGHAVHNDFKSLSYSHPAVLTRDTSRIPLLNQKAGFPEKDVASLKRLTKALFNRNIQTGKKGHSSVEDAKATMELYKVVEVEWERTLASK; encoded by the exons ATGTCGGACATGATGTTAAACCTGGACTGTTCTGGCAGCAGAGGGCCCTGTAAGGACTCATCGGGAAGCAACAAACACAAGGCATTCAACGACAGGCGGCGACTCTTTGAGAAAAAGGGTTACCTCAACAAGAAGCAGAACCAGCACAATCATAGACAGGGGAATAAACATCAGGGCCCGCCTCCCTGGGCCAATCGGCCGTCTCAACCCAATGCTGCACACAACAAAAGCTCTGCTCACACTCAGAATACTCACGGTAAAAGTTCATATCACATACCCAGTTCAGAGCATGCCAGAGGTGTTGCTTCCAAGCCTGCATCATCCACAAGCAGCTCAACATCCTTGACCATTACTGTGAAGAATTCTACCAATCCTGAGCAATCCACTTCAACTATCACCCCGGGGCACCAACACCCACCCACCAGGACTGTTGCCCACTGCGCCCCTGTCCCAAGAGGGTCAGCCCCCTTTTGTAACCCCCTGAAGTACCTTGCCATGGACTGTGAGATGGTTGGCACGGGCCCCAAGGGTCGCAACAGTGAGCTAGCACGATGCAGTATTGTCTCCTATGATGGAGACGTGGTGTATGACAGGTACATCAAGCCCACCAACGCAGTCACTGACTACCGGACTCGTTGGAGTGGCATCTCCTGGCATCAACTGGTCAAAGCCATGCCATTTCAACATGCCAGGAAGGAG ATTCTGAAGATCCTTGCAGGAAAGGTGGTGATAGGGCATGCTGTCCACAATGACTTCAAGTCCCTAAGTTACAGTCACCCTGCTGTCTTAACGCGGGACACCTCCCGCATTCCTCTCCTCAACCAGAAGGCTGGCTTTCCAGAGAAAGATGTTGCCTCACTGAAAAGACTCACCAAGGCCCTGTTCAACCGTAACATCCAG ACTGGGAAGAAGGGGCACTCGTCTGTGGAGGACGCCAAAGCCACCATGGAACTGTACAAAGTTGTGGAGGTGGAGTGGGAGAGGACCTTAGCCtccaaataa
- the mettl25b gene encoding protein RRNAD1 isoform X1 has translation MMCSPTLSAEQQRELARNLTYFLSTYKHISDSFIIEFFSEDLWATLPTRWQQILCDLSPPQIADLLLDRLNVNRSYSCVWPLSLLAFRATAHALTFPRTPQGNRRHEVGMLKPEEFLENKSQSSLLGHIFRKHVKPKKQHEIRSLGTLVKQLCDLTDCNSVVDVGSGQGHLTRFLSFGLGLSVTGIEADPTLVSMASKYDGQLLWTLEKERQRKNGPPISRSGPSPCHVAGWVNPKASWKDFVKQVGNGKCVCEDQTAPAGSSKKRQRESMSEADQQHGHGDQPVLTAESEFLGCSDNGQAASPLKNNDNTCTNSFTSVKHEPRSSSLLFPKRLCKTEAGQGPYVHPLCQESSSTEVVCPVEEGQECPDFILTGLHACGDLSATLLRHFASCPHVRGITSVACCYMKITTSENPNPPGLIAPPLSPLPTSEASHSEFGYPMSFWVQGLPGHQLSYKAREGACHAIEDYMHRLREESGLLRMHCYRATLETVIREANPELRRPGVQAIKKAHLLPFTEYARLGLPRVGLPPDLPLDTCRVGAMLRQEGRVVVYFSLALLLAPVVETLVLLDRMLYLQEKGIKSQLVPLFDPAFSPRNLVLMALKQPTRDIETECTLP, from the exons ATGATGTGCTCACCGACACTTTCAGCTGAGCAGCAAAGAGAGTTGGCAAGAAATCTTACATATTTTCTGTCGACATACAAACACATCTCCGATTCCTTCATAATT GAATTCTTCAGTGAGGATCTATGGGCTACATTGCCTACCAGATGGCAACAGATCCTTTGTGACCTGTCACCCCCACAAATAGCTGACCTCCTATTGGACAGATTGAATGTGAATAGAAG CTACTCTTGTGTATGGCCTCTTTCACTATTGGCTTTCCGGGCCACCGCGCATGCCCTGACATTCCCCAGGACACCCCAGGGCAATCGAAGACATGAAGTGGGCATGCTGAAGCCAGAGGAGTTCTTGGAGAACAAGAGTCAGAGCTCACTGCTGGGACACATATTTAGGAAGCATGTGAAACCCAAGAAGCAGCATGAGATCCGGAGTCTGGGAACG TTGGTGAAGCAGCTTTGTGACCTGACAGACTGCAATAGTGTGGTGGATGTGGGTTCTGGACAG GGTCATTTGACTCGTTTCTTGTCTTTTGGGCTTGGTCTGTCTGTGACTGGAATTGAGGCTGATCCCACTCTAGTTTCCATGGCATCCAAATATGATGGACAGCTTCTGTGGACGCTGGAGAAGGAGCGGCAGAGGAAG AATGGACCTCCGATTTCTAGATCTGGCCCCTCACCCTGCCATGTGGCTGGCTGGGTCAACCCCAAAGCATCATGGAAAGACTTCGTCAAGCAGGTAGGAAATGGTAAATGTGTCTGTGAGGATCAGACCGCTCCGGCTGGATCCAGTAAGAAGAGACAGCGGGAGTCCATGTCAGAAGCTGATCAGCAACATGGTCACGGAGACCAGCCTGTGTTGACTGCAGAATCAGAATTCCTGGGTTGTTCAGACAATGGCCAAGCTGCATCCCCACTCAAGAATAATGACAATACATGTACAAACTCTTTTACTAGTGTAAAACATGAACCCCGATCTAGCTCACTCTTGTTTCCAAAACGTCTCTGCAAGACTGAAGCCGGGCAAGGCCCATATGTCCACCCACTCTGCCAAGAGAGTTCATCCACAGAAGTCGTCTGCCCTGTAGAAGAGGGGCAGGAATGTCCAGATTTTATCCTAACGGGCCTCCATGCCTGCGGGGACCTCAGTGCCACCCTCCTTCGCCACTTTGCCAGCTGCCCTCACGTTCGTGGCATCACCTCCGTGGCGTGCTGCTACATGAAGATCACCACCAGTGAGAACCCCAACCCCCCTGGCCTCATAGCCCCTCCCCTATCCCCTTTGCCCACCAGTGAGGCATCTCACTCAGAGTTTGGCTACCCAATGAGCTTCTGGGTGCAGGGGTTGCCGGGACACCAGCTGTCCTATAAGGCGCGGGAGGGGGCGTGTCACGCCATAGAGGACTACATGCACAGGCTGCGGGAGGAGAGTGGGTTGCTAAGGATGCACTGTTATCGGGCAACCCTAGAGACAGTTATCAGGGAGGCGAATCCAGAGCTGCGCAGGCCGGGAGTCCAGGCAATAAAGAAAGCACATCTACTACCCTTTACAGA GTATGCCCGTCTGGGTCTGCCCCGCGTTGGCCTGCCCCCTGACCTGCCCCTGGACACCTGCAGAGTGGGGGCCATGCTGAGGCAGGAGGGTCGTGTGGTGGTCTACTTCAGCCTGGCTCTGCTACTGGCACCGGTGGTGGAGACACTGGTGCTGCTGGACAGGATGCTATACCTGCAGGAGAAAG GTATAAAGAGTCAGCTGGTGCCACTCTTTGACCCTGCGTTCTCTCCCCGAAACCTGGTACTGATGGCTTTGAAGCAGCCGACAAGGGACATAGAGACTGAGTGCACCCTTCCGTAA
- the mettl25b gene encoding protein RRNAD1 isoform X2, which translates to MMCSPTLSAEQQRELARNLTYFLSTYKHISDSFIIEFFSEDLWATLPTRWQQILCDLSPPQIADLLLDRLNVNRSYSCVWPLSLLAFRATAHALTFPRTPQGNRRHEVGMLKPEEFLENKSQSSLLGHIFRKHVKPKKQHEIRSLGTLVKQLCDLTDCNSVVDVGSGQGHLTRFLSFGLGLSVTGIEADPTLVSMASKYDGQLLWTLEKERQRKNGPPISRSGPSPCHVAGWVNPKASWKDFVKQTEAGQGPYVHPLCQESSSTEVVCPVEEGQECPDFILTGLHACGDLSATLLRHFASCPHVRGITSVACCYMKITTSENPNPPGLIAPPLSPLPTSEASHSEFGYPMSFWVQGLPGHQLSYKAREGACHAIEDYMHRLREESGLLRMHCYRATLETVIREANPELRRPGVQAIKKAHLLPFTEYARLGLPRVGLPPDLPLDTCRVGAMLRQEGRVVVYFSLALLLAPVVETLVLLDRMLYLQEKGIKSQLVPLFDPAFSPRNLVLMALKQPTRDIETECTLP; encoded by the exons ATGATGTGCTCACCGACACTTTCAGCTGAGCAGCAAAGAGAGTTGGCAAGAAATCTTACATATTTTCTGTCGACATACAAACACATCTCCGATTCCTTCATAATT GAATTCTTCAGTGAGGATCTATGGGCTACATTGCCTACCAGATGGCAACAGATCCTTTGTGACCTGTCACCCCCACAAATAGCTGACCTCCTATTGGACAGATTGAATGTGAATAGAAG CTACTCTTGTGTATGGCCTCTTTCACTATTGGCTTTCCGGGCCACCGCGCATGCCCTGACATTCCCCAGGACACCCCAGGGCAATCGAAGACATGAAGTGGGCATGCTGAAGCCAGAGGAGTTCTTGGAGAACAAGAGTCAGAGCTCACTGCTGGGACACATATTTAGGAAGCATGTGAAACCCAAGAAGCAGCATGAGATCCGGAGTCTGGGAACG TTGGTGAAGCAGCTTTGTGACCTGACAGACTGCAATAGTGTGGTGGATGTGGGTTCTGGACAG GGTCATTTGACTCGTTTCTTGTCTTTTGGGCTTGGTCTGTCTGTGACTGGAATTGAGGCTGATCCCACTCTAGTTTCCATGGCATCCAAATATGATGGACAGCTTCTGTGGACGCTGGAGAAGGAGCGGCAGAGGAAG AATGGACCTCCGATTTCTAGATCTGGCCCCTCACCCTGCCATGTGGCTGGCTGGGTCAACCCCAAAGCATCATGGAAAGACTTCGTCAAGCAG ACTGAAGCCGGGCAAGGCCCATATGTCCACCCACTCTGCCAAGAGAGTTCATCCACAGAAGTCGTCTGCCCTGTAGAAGAGGGGCAGGAATGTCCAGATTTTATCCTAACGGGCCTCCATGCCTGCGGGGACCTCAGTGCCACCCTCCTTCGCCACTTTGCCAGCTGCCCTCACGTTCGTGGCATCACCTCCGTGGCGTGCTGCTACATGAAGATCACCACCAGTGAGAACCCCAACCCCCCTGGCCTCATAGCCCCTCCCCTATCCCCTTTGCCCACCAGTGAGGCATCTCACTCAGAGTTTGGCTACCCAATGAGCTTCTGGGTGCAGGGGTTGCCGGGACACCAGCTGTCCTATAAGGCGCGGGAGGGGGCGTGTCACGCCATAGAGGACTACATGCACAGGCTGCGGGAGGAGAGTGGGTTGCTAAGGATGCACTGTTATCGGGCAACCCTAGAGACAGTTATCAGGGAGGCGAATCCAGAGCTGCGCAGGCCGGGAGTCCAGGCAATAAAGAAAGCACATCTACTACCCTTTACAGA GTATGCCCGTCTGGGTCTGCCCCGCGTTGGCCTGCCCCCTGACCTGCCCCTGGACACCTGCAGAGTGGGGGCCATGCTGAGGCAGGAGGGTCGTGTGGTGGTCTACTTCAGCCTGGCTCTGCTACTGGCACCGGTGGTGGAGACACTGGTGCTGCTGGACAGGATGCTATACCTGCAGGAGAAAG GTATAAAGAGTCAGCTGGTGCCACTCTTTGACCCTGCGTTCTCTCCCCGAAACCTGGTACTGATGGCTTTGAAGCAGCCGACAAGGGACATAGAGACTGAGTGCACCCTTCCGTAA
- the LOC112222954 gene encoding protein S100-A1, with translation MGSKLESAMEGLIRVFHSYSSKEGDKYKLSKVELKNLLQGELSDFLAASKDPMVVEKIMSDLDENKDGEVDFQEFVILVAALTVACNEFFVESLNE, from the exons ATGGGTTCCAAACTCGAGAGTGCAATGGAGGGGCTAATTCGAGTGTTCCACTCATACTCTTCAAAAGAAGGGGACAAGTACAAGCTGAGCAAAGTTGAGCTGAAGAATCTGTTACAGGGTGAACTGAGTGACTTCCTGGCG GCAAGTAAGGACCCTATGGTAGTAGAGAAGATCATGAGTGATCTGGATGAAAACAAAGATGGCGAAGTGGACTTTCAGGAGTTTGTCATCTTGGTTGCTGCGCTGACTGTGGCCTGTAACGAGTTCTTTGTAGAGAGCCTGAATGAATGA